The Macaca thibetana thibetana isolate TM-01 chromosome 19, ASM2454274v1, whole genome shotgun sequence genome has a segment encoding these proteins:
- the ZNF628 gene encoding zinc finger protein 628 gives MVGSHADMAPASTAEGAGEKPGPAAPAAAAQYECGECGKSFRWSSRLLHHQRTHTGERPYKCPDCPKAFKGSSALLYHQRGHTGERPYQCPDCPKAFKRSSLLQIHRSVHTGLRAFICGQCGLAFKWSSHYQYHLRQHTGERPYPCPDCPKAFKNSSSLRRHRHVHTGERPYTCGVCGKSFTQSTNLRQHQRVHTGERPFRCPLCPKTFTHSSNLLLHQRTHGAAPAPAPGAAPAGPPPQPREPSGGGGKVFVCDAYLQRHLQPHSPPAPPPPPPPPPPMVPELFLAAAETTVELVYRCDGCEQGFSSEELLLEHQPCPGPEAAPQPQDAPAEAPKADQPPSPLPQPPPPAAAPAPGFACLPCGKSFRTVAGLSRHQHSHGTAGGQAFRCGSCDGSFPQLASLLAHQQCHVEEAAAGRPPPQAEAAEVTCPQEPLAPAASAPPPPPSAPASAERPYKCAECGKAFKGSSGLRYHLRDHTGERPYQCGECGKAFKRSSLLAIHQRVHTGLRAFTCGQCGLTFKWSSHYQYHLRLHSGERPYACGECGKAFRNTSCLRRHRHVHTGERPHACGVCGKSFAQTSNLRQHQRVHTGERPFRCPLCPKTFTHSSNLLLHQRTHSAERPFTCPICGRGFVMAAYLQRHLRTHAPANTAPSTTAPAAGSQPPAPLAAARAPPATQDVHVLPHLQATLSLEVAGGTAQAPSLGPAAPNSQTFLLVQTAQGLQLIPSSVQPPTPPPPPAPPKLILLPSSSAGAGSGRARQGPRAVGKASQGAGVVWLPGPGGLGVQGAASAGASGAAQSLIVLQNVGGGEAGPQEVSGVQLQSLRPAPEVTTVQLQPAQEVTTVQLQPAQEVTTVQLQPAQEVTTVQLQPVAGQLSNSSGGAVATEAPNLLVVQSGAAEELLTGPGPGEAGDGEASTGVVQDVLFETLQTDEGLQSVLVLSGADGEQTRLCVQEVETLSPGLTEPPATGPPGQKLLIIRSAPATELLDSSNTGGGAATLQLLAPPPSGPASGPAGLPAAPASQMVQVVPAGAGPGVMTPQGLPSIQIVQTLPAVQLVHTF, from the coding sequence ATGGTTGGCTCCCACGCGGACATGGCCCCGGCCTCTACTGCGGAGGGGGCCGGGGAGAAGCCAGGCCCTGCAGCCCCTGCCGCAGCGGCCCAGTACGAGTGTGGGGAGTGTGGCAAGTCATTCCGGTGGTCGTCCCGGCTTCTGCACCACCAGCGCACGCACACAGGCGAGCGGCCCTACAAGTGTCCAGACTGCCCCAAGGCCTTCAAGGGCTCCTCGGCCCTGCTCTACCACCAGCGAGGCCACACAGGCGAGCGGCCCTACCAGTGCCCCGACTGCCCCAAGGCCTTCAAGCGCTCCTCCCTGCTGCAGATCCACCGCAGCGTGCACACCGGCCTGCGGGCCTTCATCTGCGGCCAGTGCGGCCTGGCCTTCAAGTGGTCGTCCCACTACCAGTACCACCTAAGACAGCATACAGGCGAGCGCCCCTACCCGTGCCCGGACTGCCCCAAGGCCTTCAAGAACTCGTCCAGCCTGCGGCGCCACCGCCATGTGCACACTGGCGAGCGGCCCTACACCTGTGGCGTCTGCGGGAAGAGCTTCACGCAGAGCACCAACCTGCGGCAGCACCAGCGCGTGCACACGGGCGAGCGGCCCTTCCGCTGCCCGCTCTGCCCCAAGACCTTCACCCACTCCTCCAACCTGCTGCTGCACCAGCGCACCCACGGCGccgcccctgcccccgccccggGTGCCGCCCCCGCGGGCCCGCCCCCCCAGCCCCGGGAGCCCAGCGGTGGTGGCGGCAAGGTCTTCGTGTGCGACGCCTACCTGCAGCGGCACCTCCAGCCCCACAGCCCGcccgcgccccccccccccccccccccgcccccgcccatGGTGCCCGAGCTCTTTTTGGCGGCGGCGGAGACCACGGTGGAGCTGGTGTACCGCTGCGATGGCTGCGAGCAGGGATTCAGCAGCGAGGAGCTGCTCCTGGAGCACCAGCCGTGCCCTGGGCCGGAGGCGGCGCCCCAGCCCCAGGACGCACCCGCCGAGGCGCCCAAGGCCGACCAGCCACCGTCCCCTCTGCCGCAGCCCCCTCCtcccgccgccgcccccgcccctgGCTTTGCCTGTCTGCCCTGCGGCAAGTCCTTCCGGACGGTGGCCGGGCTCTCCCGCCACCAGCACAGCCACGGGACTGCCGGCGGGCAAGCGTTCCGCTGCGGCAGCTGCGACGGCTCCTTCCCGCAGCTGGCCAGCCTCCTGGCTCATCAGCAGTGCCACGTGGAAGAGGCGGCGGCCGGGCGCCCGCCTCCGCAGGCTGAGGCCGCCGAGGTGACCTGTCCCCAGGAACCGCTGGCGCCTGCCGCCTCTGCCCCGCCACCACCCCCGTCCGCCCCCGCGTCTGCGGAGCGGCCCTACAAATGTGCCGAGTGTGGCAAGGCCTTCAAGGGCTCCTCCGGGCTGCGCTACCACCTGCGGGACCACACGGGCGAGCGGCCCTACCAGTGCGGCGAGTGCGGCAAGGCCTTCAAGCGCTCCTCCCTGCTGGCTATCCACCAGCGCGTGCACACGGGCCTGCGGGCCTTCACCTGCGGCCAGTGTGGCCTCACCTTCAAATGGTCGTCCCACTACCAGTACCACCTGCGGCTGCACTCGGGCGAGCGGCCCTACGCCTGCGGGGAGTGTGGCAAGGCCTTCCGCAACACGTCGTGCCTGCGTCGCCACCGCCACGTGCACACTGGCGAAAGGCCCCACGCCTGCGGTGTCTGCGGCAAGAGCTTCGCGCAGACCTCCAACCTGCGGCAGCACCAGCGTGTGCACACGGGCGAGCGGCCCTTCCGCTGTCCGCTCTGCCCCAAGACCTTCACCCACTCCTCCAACCTGCTGCTGCACCAGCGCACGCACTCAGCCGAGCGCCCCTTCACCTGCCCCATCTGCGGTCGCGGCTTCGTTATGGCCGCCTACCTGCAGCGGCACCTGAGGACGCACGCCCCGGCCAACACGGCTCCCAGCACCACAGCCCCCGCCGCCGGCTCCCAGCCCCCTGCTCCACTGGCTGCCGCCCGGGCCCCGCCAGCCACCCAAGATGTCCATGTCCTGCCCCACCTCCAGGCCACGCTCTCCCTCGAGGTGGCGGGGGGCACGGCCCAGGCCCCGAGCTTGGGGCCAGCAGCGCCCAACTCTCAGACGTTCCTCCTGGTGCAAACTGCCCAGGGCCTCCAGCTGATCCCTAGCAGCGTGCAACCCCCTACACCTCCGCCCCCTCCTGCACCTCCCAAGCTcatcctgctgccctcctccagTGCTGGGGCTGGGAGCGGCCGTGCAAGGCAGGGCCCGCGGGCAGTGGGGAAAGCCAGCCAGGGGGCGGGAGTGGTCTGGCTGCCAGGCCCTGGGGGTCTAGGGGTGCAGGGAGCAGCCAGCGCAGGGGCCAGCGGGGCAGCGCAGAGCCTCATCGTTCTGCAGaatgtggggggtggggaggcagggccACAGGAAGTGAGTGGGGTGCAGCTCCAGTCCCTCCGGCCAGCCCCAGAAGTAACCACGGTCCAGCTCCAGCCAGCACAGGAGGTGACCACGGTCCAGCTTCAGCCAGCACAGGAAGTAACCACGGTCCAGCTCCAGCCAGCACAGGAGGTGACCACGGTCCAGCTCCAGCCTGTGGCCGGCCAGCTTTCCAATTCCAGTGGGGGAGCTGTGGCTACTGAGGCGCCCAACCTGCTGGTTGTTCAGAGCGGAGCAGCTGAGGAGTTGCTCACGGGCCCCGGCCCCGGGGAGGCGGGGGATGGTGAGGCCAGCACCGGTGTGGTCCAGGATGTCCTCTTTGAGACACTCCAGACGGATGAGGGCTTGCAGAGCGTGCTGGTGCTGAGCGGGGCCGATGGCGAGCAGACCCGGCTCTGCGTACAGGAGGTAGAAACCCTTTCGCCTGGGCTGACCGAGCCGCCTGCCACCGGCCCACCCGGACAGAAACTCCTCATCATCCGCAGCGCCCCAGCCACTGAGTTGCTGGACAGCAGCAACACTGGAGGAGGCGCCGCCACGCTGCAGCTCCTGGCCCCACCGCCCTCAGGCCCAGCCTCGGGCCCCGCGGGGCTCCCCGCGGCTCCAGCCTCCCAGATGGTACAAGTGGTCCCCgcaggagctgggcctggtgtTATGACCCCGCAGGGCCTGCCCTCCATCCAGATTGTCCAGACTCTACCCGCAGTCCAGCTGGTGCACACGTTTTGA
- the NAT14 gene encoding probable N-acetyltransferase 14: MRIHPRASLPRAQVAQQRGNVGRELALVPSPPPVSCRRPLPFFPRSPFPVAPSLGIGEVTSRPAAGSLLPARPPGSLATVATTRSGQRPAPSARGLTSLPPTTPSRPAPETLSKDQRRPVQVHDASSLLGGGGLGAAMAPSHLSVREMREDEKPLVLEMLKAGVKDTENRVALHALTRPPALLLLAAASSGLRFVLASFTLALLLPVFLAVTAVKLGLRARWGSLPPPGGLGGPWVAVRGSGDVCGVLALAPGTNAGDGARVTRLSVSRWHRRRGVGRRLLAFAEARARAWAGGMGEPRARLVVPVAVAAWGVAGMLEGCGYQAEGGWGCLGYTLVREFSKDL, translated from the exons ATGAGAATCCACCCGCGGGCATCGCTGCCCCGCGCTCAGGTTGCTCAGCAACGAGGGAACGTGGGGCGGGAGCTCGCGCTGGTCCCCAGCCCGCCGCCCGTCTCCTGCCGGCGCCCGCTGCCCTTTTTCCCCAGGTCCCCTTTCCCCGTTGCTCCTTCTCTAGGGATAGGAGAGGTCACCTCCCGGCCCGCCGCAGGGTCACTGCTCCCCGCCCGCCCTCCCGGGAGCTTAGCAACGGTTGCTACGACCCGCAGCGGGCAACGCCCCGCCCCCAGCGCGCGCGGTCTGACGTCACTTCCGCCGACGACCCCCTCCAGACCCGCTCCCGAAACCCTGTCAAAGGACCAAAGGCGACCCGTGCAG GTGCACGACGCCAGCTCCCTTCTTGGGGGCGGGGGCCTGGGGGCTGCCATGGCCCCCAGCCACCTGTCAGTGCGGGAGATGAGGGAGGATGAGAAGCCCCTGGTGCTGGAGATGCTGAAG GCCGGCGTGAAGGACACGGAAAACCGCGTGGCCCTCCATGCCTTGACACGGCCGCCGGCCCTGCTCCTCCTGGCGGCGGCCAGCAGCGGCCTGCGCTTTGTCCTGGCCTCCTTCACCCTGGCTCTCCTCCTGCCGGTGTTCCTGGCTGTGACTGCGGTGAAGCTGGGCCTGCGGGCCCGATGGGGCTCACTGCCTCCACCGGGTGGCCTGGGGGGGCCCTGGGTGGCCGTGCGGGGCTCCGGTGACGTGTGTGGGgtcctggccctggcccctgGCACGAACGCAGGGGACGGGGCCCGGGTCACCCGCCTGTCTGTCTCTCGCTGGCACCGCCGCCGGGGCGTGGGCAGGAGGCTGCTGGCCTTCGCGGAGGCCCGGGCTCGGGCCTGGGCTGGGGGCATGGGGGAGCCCCGGGCCCGGCTCGTGGTCCCCGTGGCTGTGGCTGCCTGGGGAGTGGCGGGGATGCTGGAGGGCTGCGGCTACCAGGCGGAGGGGGGCTGGGGCTGCCTGGGCTACACGCTGGTGAGGGAATTCAGCAAAGACCTGTGA